In a genomic window of Vigna angularis cultivar LongXiaoDou No.4 chromosome 6, ASM1680809v1, whole genome shotgun sequence:
- the LOC108341762 gene encoding gibberellin 2-beta-dioxygenase (The RefSeq protein has 2 substitutions compared to this genomic sequence), whose protein sequence is MVVLSQPALNQFLLLKPCKSTPLFTGIPVVDFTHPDAKNLIVEACRDYGFFKLVNHGVPLELVANLENEALRFFKKSQSEKDRAGPPDPFGYGSKGIGPNGDVGWVEYLLLNTNPEVISPKSLSIFRESPHHFRAVVENYITAVKNMCYAVLELMAEGLGIAQRNTLSRLLKDEKSDSCFRMNHYPPCPEVPALNRNLVGFGEHTDPQIISVLRSNSTSGLQICLADGTWVSVPPDQTSFFINVGDALQVMTNGRFKSVKHRVLADTTKSRLSMIYFGGPALSEKIAPLPSVMVKGEESLYKEFTWWEYKKAAYTSRLADNRLAPFEKSATD, encoded by the exons ATGGTTGTTCTGTCTCAGCCAGCATTGAACCAGTTTTTGCTTCTGAAACCATGCAAGTCCACGCCCTTGTTCACGGGGATTCCTGTGGTCGACTTCACGCACCCCGATGCCAAGAACCTCATAGTGGAGGCCTGTAGGGACTACGGCTTCTTCAAGCTCGTGAACCATGGTGTTCCATTGGAGTTAGTGGCCAATTTAGAAAACGAAGCCCTCAGGTTCTTCAAAAAATCTCAGTCAGAGAAAGACAGGGCTGGTCCCCCCGACCCTTTCGGCTACGGTAGCAAGAGGATTGGCCCAAACGGCGATGTCGGTTGGGTCGAATACCTCCTCCTCAACACCAACCCTGAGGTCATCTCACCCAAATCACTCTCCATTTTCCGTGAAAGTCCTCATCATTTCAG GGCGGTGGTGGAGAACTACATTACAGCAGTAAAGAACATGTGTTATGCGGTGTTGGAATTGATGGCAGAGGGGTTGGGGATAGCGCAGAGGAATACCTTAAGCAGGTTGCTGAAGGATGAAAAAAGTGATTCATGCTTCAGGATGAACCACTACCCGCCGTGCCCAGAGGTGCCAGCACTGAACCGGAATTTGGTTGGGTTTGGGGAGCACACAGACCCACAGATAATTTCTGTCTTAAGATCTAATAGCACATCAGGCTTGCAAATCTGTCTCGCAGATGGCACTTGGGTTTCAGTCCCACCTGATCAGACTTCCTTTTTCATCAATGTTGGTGATGCTCTACAG GTAATGACTAATGGGAGGTTTAAAAGTGTAAAGCATAGGGTTTTGGCTGACACAACGAAGTCAAGGTTATCAATGATATACTTTGGAGGACCAGCGCTGAGTGAAAAGATAGCACCTTTACCTTCAGTGATGGTAAAAGGAGAGGAAAGTTTGTACAAAGAGTTCACATGGTGGGAATACAAGAAGGCTGCGTACACTTCAAGGCTAGCTGATAATAGGCTTGCCCCTTTCGAGAAATCTGCTGCTGATTAA